A genomic window from Cloacibacillus evryensis DSM 19522 includes:
- the purF gene encoding amidophosphoribosyltransferase — MCGVFGAYSQSGTAVLEDIYLGLCALQHRGQLSAGVAWIDGGSVHIKKGLGLVHEALSQSELAKIGTHTAIGHVRYATAGGTRPENSQPLGANYAQGPIAIAHNGNLTNAVALSSYLANRGAIFQTSCDTETIIQLMAHQPGTVQLEALETALAKIKGAYSLTVLLNDCLIAARDPWGFRPLVLGRRDDTYFVASESCALDIIGAELIRDVEPGEILVIDRRGIISRKLPKQAQRHHRCAFEYVYFARPDSVIDGRSVYGARKKLGACLAECGGCPANAVVAGMPDSGTLAALGLAEAAGVDFESGVVRNRYVGRTFIQPTQRVRDAGVKIKLNPQPGIFDGKEAVIVDDSLVRGTTAGRIVSMIRESGAEKVHMRIASPPVCYPCYYGIDTPSSEELVAAQMDIPELCEKIGADTLRYISCEALCEAIGLPRTELCTACFDGNYLEEEDDQTLLEV, encoded by the coding sequence ATGTGCGGAGTATTCGGAGCGTACAGTCAGAGCGGCACGGCCGTACTTGAGGATATATACCTCGGACTTTGCGCCCTCCAGCACAGGGGGCAGCTGTCGGCGGGCGTAGCCTGGATCGACGGCGGTTCCGTACACATAAAGAAGGGACTGGGCCTCGTCCATGAGGCCCTTTCCCAGAGCGAACTCGCGAAGATCGGGACGCACACGGCCATCGGCCACGTGCGCTACGCCACCGCCGGAGGCACCCGCCCCGAAAACAGCCAGCCGCTCGGCGCGAACTATGCGCAGGGACCGATCGCGATCGCGCATAACGGCAACCTTACAAACGCCGTGGCGCTCTCAAGCTACCTCGCGAACCGCGGGGCGATATTTCAGACCTCATGCGACACGGAGACCATCATACAGCTGATGGCCCACCAGCCGGGAACGGTGCAGCTTGAGGCGCTGGAGACGGCGCTGGCGAAGATAAAGGGAGCCTACAGCCTTACCGTACTGCTCAACGACTGCCTGATCGCGGCGCGCGACCCCTGGGGGTTCAGACCTCTGGTGCTTGGACGCCGTGACGACACCTACTTTGTGGCCTCGGAATCATGCGCGCTGGACATCATCGGCGCCGAGCTCATCCGTGACGTGGAACCGGGCGAGATACTTGTCATCGACAGACGCGGCATCATCTCGCGCAAACTGCCCAAGCAGGCGCAGCGCCACCACCGCTGCGCCTTTGAATATGTCTACTTCGCGCGGCCGGACAGCGTGATAGACGGCCGCTCTGTTTACGGCGCGAGAAAAAAGCTCGGCGCCTGCCTGGCTGAATGCGGCGGCTGCCCGGCAAACGCGGTCGTCGCTGGGATGCCTGACAGCGGTACGCTGGCGGCGCTCGGCCTCGCGGAAGCGGCGGGAGTCGATTTTGAATCAGGCGTCGTCCGCAACCGCTACGTCGGCCGCACCTTCATCCAGCCGACCCAGCGCGTGCGCGACGCCGGCGTAAAGATCAAACTCAATCCCCAGCCGGGGATATTCGACGGCAAGGAGGCGGTCATCGTCGACGATTCGCTGGTCCGCGGCACGACCGCCGGACGCATCGTCTCGATGATACGCGAGAGCGGCGCCGAGAAGGTGCATATGCGCATCGCCTCGCCGCCGGTCTGCTATCCCTGTTACTACGGCATCGACACCCCGAGCTCCGAGGAGCTTGTCGCCGCGCAGATGGATATCCCGGAGCTATGCGAAAAAATCGGCGCGGACACGCTGCGGTACATCAGCTGCGAAGCCCTCTGCGAGGCGATCGGACTGCCGCGCACAGAGCTCTGCACCGCCTGCTTCGACGGGAACTATTTAGAGGAAGAAGACGACCAAACATTACTGGAAGTCTAA
- a CDS encoding branched-chain amino acid ABC transporter permease, whose protein sequence is MSNFLQVLIDGILSGLLYALVAAGLSMIWGVMDVINFAHGEFLMVAMYICYWMGFILGVDPLFTWAAAGIFLFILGGLTYKWIIKRSLGKAAMAPLLATFGLSMLLKNFCMNRFSPNFRLLSGTILDGKTFEVGGAIVSVPQLVTGIFALAVLAAVYWLVKRTRLGWAIQATAMDKEAAELMGIDTEKIYLLVFGIGGACVGIAGGLMTTYLAVHPEVGGLSSLIAFVVVALGGFGSIPGALFAALLIGLVESFTGFYVAAVLKYVAVFAIYLIVILVRPKGLFGW, encoded by the coding sequence ATGAGCAATTTTCTGCAGGTCCTGATCGACGGCATACTCAGCGGTCTGCTGTACGCCCTGGTCGCCGCCGGCCTCAGCATGATATGGGGCGTGATGGACGTTATAAACTTTGCCCACGGGGAGTTCCTTATGGTGGCGATGTACATCTGCTACTGGATGGGCTTTATACTCGGGGTCGATCCGTTATTTACCTGGGCCGCGGCCGGCATTTTCCTGTTTATTCTGGGAGGGCTCACCTATAAATGGATCATCAAGAGAAGTCTCGGCAAGGCGGCGATGGCTCCGCTGCTTGCCACCTTCGGCCTCTCTATGCTCCTGAAAAATTTTTGCATGAACCGCTTCTCGCCGAACTTCCGCCTTCTCTCCGGCACCATTCTTGACGGGAAGACATTCGAGGTCGGCGGGGCCATCGTCTCCGTTCCCCAGCTTGTGACCGGCATCTTCGCCCTTGCGGTGCTCGCCGCCGTCTATTGGCTCGTAAAGAGGACCCGCCTCGGCTGGGCGATACAGGCTACGGCGATGGATAAAGAGGCGGCGGAGCTCATGGGCATCGACACGGAAAAGATCTATCTGCTCGTCTTTGGCATCGGCGGGGCCTGCGTCGGCATCGCCGGCGGACTTATGACCACGTACCTCGCCGTCCATCCTGAGGTAGGCGGCCTGTCCAGCCTCATCGCCTTCGTCGTCGTCGCGCTCGGAGGCTTCGGCAGCATACCGGGAGCGCTCTTCGCGGCGCTTCTCATCGGCCTGGTCGAATCATTTACCGGTTTCTATGTCGCGGCGGTCCTGAAATATGTCGCTGTCTTTGCGATATATCTTATCGTTATACTTGTGCGCCCCAAGGGCCTCTTCGGGTGGTGA
- the purL gene encoding phosphoribosylformylglycinamidine synthase subunit PurL has product MGFREVGLSESEYKRIIELLGREPNELELELIGVMWSEHCSYKSTRPLLRTFPSKGKYVLQGQGENAGVVDMGEGWGFAFKVESHNHPSAVAPFQGAATGVGGIIRDIIAMGARPSVSMDGLFFGDASQRKTKNLAKGIVEGIGAYGNAVGVPIVGGKTFYSPCYNDNPLVNAFSAGFVRLDKMASSQTAKPGDYAVLLGSKTGRDGIAGASFASRELDEDSKASKPQIQIGDPFEEKLLIECCMDLLDKKLIASMQDMGAAGILSSSSEIAHKSGCGIDIQVEKIPLREADMLPWEIFLSESQERMLLIVEEEKLEPVFAMAKHYGLDCAIVGEMTDSKRYRVYKNGALEAELPTSILGDTPEIFWPAEEPKDLPARQAIELSALKSADPAKDLLEMLSCPNGRRKNAIWEQYDSMVQLHTIAGPGEPAAIVEVPDTRRACVLTMEAEPYKCWTDPYTGASEAMALSLRGLWLTGADALGMTNCLNFASPEMPEKFYELKECLRGLADTCRALDCPVVSGNVSLYNETATDRIYPTPLVVTAGLVTDRDKTIRAGRTKERDFIYLVGGPEGSLGATRYQQAKDGRPLGKTVDPAPEAEKAFRDGAIKTAQRQLARSGRVVAGGGLAAALANEAIASGVGMKIELAPRGNVEALLFSEGGARAVYSVSPEKAAAFEDAWSGFPCVKAGEAGGDRFDWQGIFSLPIEELEKAFTEEK; this is encoded by the coding sequence ATGGGCTTTCGCGAAGTAGGACTCTCCGAGTCGGAATATAAGAGGATAATAGAACTGCTCGGCCGCGAACCTAACGAGCTCGAGCTCGAGCTCATCGGCGTTATGTGGTCGGAACACTGCAGTTATAAATCAACGCGCCCGCTGCTGCGCACCTTCCCCTCAAAAGGGAAATACGTCCTTCAGGGACAGGGGGAAAACGCGGGCGTCGTCGATATGGGCGAGGGCTGGGGCTTCGCCTTTAAGGTAGAGAGCCACAACCACCCCTCCGCGGTGGCTCCCTTTCAGGGGGCGGCTACGGGAGTCGGCGGCATCATCCGCGACATAATCGCGATGGGCGCGCGCCCCTCCGTTTCGATGGACGGACTCTTCTTCGGCGACGCCTCGCAGCGCAAGACGAAGAACCTCGCCAAAGGCATCGTCGAAGGCATAGGCGCCTACGGGAACGCTGTCGGCGTGCCGATCGTCGGCGGCAAGACATTTTACTCGCCCTGCTATAATGACAACCCGCTCGTCAACGCCTTCAGCGCCGGTTTCGTGCGGCTGGATAAGATGGCGAGCTCGCAGACGGCGAAGCCGGGAGATTACGCGGTGTTGCTCGGCTCCAAGACGGGACGCGACGGCATAGCCGGAGCCTCGTTCGCCTCTCGCGAACTTGACGAGGATTCAAAGGCCAGCAAACCGCAGATCCAGATCGGAGACCCCTTTGAGGAAAAGCTGCTCATCGAGTGCTGCATGGACCTGCTTGACAAGAAGCTCATCGCCTCGATGCAGGACATGGGCGCCGCCGGCATTCTCTCCTCTTCAAGCGAGATCGCCCACAAGAGCGGCTGCGGCATCGACATCCAGGTCGAGAAGATCCCCCTGCGCGAGGCGGACATGCTTCCCTGGGAGATATTCCTCTCCGAATCACAGGAGCGCATGCTGCTCATAGTCGAGGAAGAGAAGCTGGAACCGGTCTTCGCGATGGCGAAGCATTACGGCCTTGACTGCGCGATCGTCGGCGAGATGACGGACAGCAAGCGCTACCGCGTTTATAAAAACGGCGCGCTCGAGGCGGAGCTGCCGACCTCTATCCTCGGAGACACGCCTGAAATATTCTGGCCCGCCGAAGAACCTAAAGACTTACCAGCGCGTCAGGCTATCGAACTTTCAGCGCTCAAAAGCGCCGATCCGGCAAAAGACCTTCTTGAGATGCTCTCCTGCCCCAACGGCCGCCGCAAGAACGCGATCTGGGAGCAGTACGACTCTATGGTGCAGCTCCATACGATCGCCGGCCCCGGCGAACCGGCGGCGATCGTAGAAGTCCCCGATACGCGACGCGCCTGCGTCCTCACGATGGAGGCCGAACCCTATAAATGCTGGACAGATCCCTACACGGGAGCCTCCGAGGCGATGGCGCTCTCGCTGCGCGGCCTCTGGCTCACGGGGGCCGACGCCCTCGGCATGACGAACTGCCTCAACTTCGCCTCGCCTGAGATGCCCGAAAAATTTTACGAACTGAAAGAATGCCTGCGCGGGCTTGCCGACACCTGCCGCGCCCTTGACTGCCCGGTGGTATCCGGCAACGTCAGCCTCTACAACGAGACGGCGACAGACCGTATTTACCCGACGCCGCTCGTCGTTACGGCGGGACTCGTGACCGACCGCGACAAGACCATCCGCGCCGGACGCACAAAAGAGAGAGACTTCATCTATCTGGTAGGCGGCCCCGAGGGATCGCTCGGCGCGACGCGCTACCAGCAGGCTAAAGACGGCAGGCCGCTCGGCAAAACGGTAGACCCCGCCCCCGAAGCGGAAAAAGCATTCCGTGACGGCGCGATAAAGACCGCGCAGCGGCAGCTCGCCCGTTCCGGACGCGTCGTCGCCGGCGGCGGCCTGGCGGCGGCACTCGCGAACGAGGCGATCGCCTCCGGGGTCGGGATGAAGATAGAGCTCGCCCCGCGCGGCAACGTCGAGGCGCTCCTGTTCTCCGAGGGCGGCGCGCGCGCCGTCTACTCGGTATCACCGGAAAAGGCGGCCGCCTTCGAGGATGCCTGGAGCGGCTTCCCCTGCGTCAAAGCGGGAGAGGCCGGAGGAGACAGATTCGACTGGCAGGGCATCTTCTCTCTGCCCATTGAAGAGCTTGAAAAGGCCTTCACGGAGGAAAAATAA
- a CDS encoding ABC transporter substrate-binding protein, with amino-acid sequence MKLSKRTTVVVMLVLCTALFASTAAFAAEEIRIGALFPLTGPAAVSGQNCVNSVLAAADVINKKNPDIKAPLAAGEGLLGGKYVIKVVPADHQGKPDVAKSEAERLYNQEKVFAIIGCYNSAATKPASAVAERAKKIFMCGCSSSAALTERGYKYFFRHAPTDAIESVEFVDYIGYLNKEKKAGIKTLGLIYENTEFGKHAADEARKAAKKIDLKVVADVPFNNGATNLNSEVQKLKSANPDAVFGAALGGDYSLWVRTMKQVNWLPKISLNYCTGYQNPAVQKELGSDGNYFMGGMGYSPELAKKFMPEAIKIQDKYYTPRSNQPFDSDSIQEAVMLMVLAQAIEKAGGPDTEKVLKIIQTEDFPSVMSLSGSVKFGPDGQNVKALSVITQLDEQKYNTVFPLKYKDSEPVVPMVPWNKR; translated from the coding sequence ATGAAACTAAGTAAGCGTACCACCGTTGTCGTTATGTTGGTTCTTTGCACCGCCCTCTTTGCGTCGACGGCGGCCTTTGCCGCCGAAGAGATCAGGATCGGCGCCCTCTTCCCGCTGACGGGGCCCGCGGCCGTATCCGGACAGAACTGCGTGAACTCCGTCCTCGCGGCGGCGGATGTCATCAATAAGAAGAATCCCGATATCAAGGCGCCTCTCGCGGCCGGCGAGGGACTTCTCGGCGGCAAGTACGTCATCAAGGTCGTTCCCGCGGACCATCAGGGCAAACCCGACGTCGCCAAATCGGAGGCCGAACGTCTTTACAATCAGGAGAAGGTCTTCGCGATAATCGGATGCTATAACAGCGCCGCCACCAAGCCGGCAAGCGCCGTCGCGGAACGCGCGAAAAAAATATTCATGTGCGGCTGTTCAAGCTCGGCTGCGCTCACTGAGCGCGGCTATAAGTATTTCTTCCGCCACGCTCCGACGGACGCCATCGAATCGGTCGAATTTGTTGATTATATCGGATACCTTAATAAGGAAAAGAAGGCCGGCATAAAGACACTCGGACTTATTTACGAAAACACGGAATTCGGCAAGCACGCCGCAGACGAGGCTCGCAAGGCCGCGAAGAAGATCGACCTTAAGGTCGTAGCCGACGTCCCCTTCAACAACGGCGCGACGAACCTCAACAGCGAAGTCCAGAAGCTTAAGTCGGCCAACCCCGACGCGGTGTTCGGCGCGGCGCTCGGCGGAGACTATTCGCTGTGGGTGCGCACGATGAAGCAGGTCAACTGGCTTCCGAAGATCTCCCTCAACTACTGCACCGGCTATCAGAACCCGGCGGTGCAGAAGGAGCTCGGTTCGGACGGAAACTACTTCATGGGCGGCATGGGCTATTCTCCTGAGCTCGCGAAGAAATTCATGCCCGAAGCGATAAAGATCCAGGACAAGTATTACACGCCGAGAAGCAACCAGCCTTTCGACAGCGACTCGATCCAGGAAGCGGTCATGCTCATGGTCCTCGCGCAGGCGATAGAGAAGGCCGGAGGCCCGGACACGGAAAAGGTCCTCAAGATAATCCAGACGGAGGATTTCCCTTCTGTCATGTCGCTGAGCGGCTCTGTGAAGTTCGGCCCGGACGGTCAGAACGTCAAGGCTCTTTCCGTCATCACGCAGCTCGACGAGCAGAAGTACAACACGGTATTCCCGCTTAAATACAAAGATTCCGAACCCGTCGTCCCGATGGTTCCCTGGAACAAAAGGTAG
- the purS gene encoding phosphoribosylformylglycinamidine synthase subunit PurS — MIFHAEAVITPREGVLDTQGKAVEKTLTHLGYEGLGEVRVGRIVTMRLEAKDGDAAAEAVKNMCQDLLANDLIETYKISVREA; from the coding sequence ATGATTTTCCATGCAGAGGCCGTAATCACCCCACGCGAGGGAGTTCTTGACACACAGGGCAAGGCTGTAGAGAAAACGCTGACTCATCTTGGCTACGAGGGCCTTGGCGAAGTGCGCGTCGGACGCATCGTAACGATGCGGCTCGAGGCGAAGGACGGCGACGCGGCGGCGGAAGCTGTGAAAAATATGTGTCAGGACCTTCTGGCCAACGACCTGATAGAGACTTATAAGATATCGGTCCGGGAAGCGTAA
- the purQ gene encoding phosphoribosylformylglycinamidine synthase subunit PurQ, whose protein sequence is MRTAVVVFPGSNCDRDVQRAVAETLKTSVEMVWHEERGFASEPDLVILPGGFSYGDYLRSGAMAARSPIIEAVRRHAEAGKLLLGICNGFQVLTETKLLPGALLANTSTTFICKKCWMRVERTDNRFTSGFKKGDIVQYPIAHHEGLYFLPPRELQELEEAGQVVFRYADPKTGSAGAEYAPNGALNGIAGICNKGGNILGLMPHPERSTVAHLNGGTDGGDFWRSIAQDFAKREAL, encoded by the coding sequence ATGAGAACCGCCGTTGTCGTTTTCCCCGGAAGCAACTGCGACCGCGACGTTCAGCGCGCGGTCGCCGAAACGTTAAAGACATCAGTGGAGATGGTCTGGCATGAGGAGCGCGGATTCGCCTCGGAGCCGGACCTTGTCATTCTCCCCGGAGGATTCTCCTATGGGGACTATCTGCGCTCCGGCGCGATGGCCGCGCGCTCGCCGATCATCGAAGCGGTGAGACGGCACGCGGAGGCCGGAAAGCTCCTGCTCGGCATATGCAACGGCTTCCAGGTGCTGACGGAGACGAAGCTCCTTCCCGGAGCGCTGCTGGCAAACACCAGCACCACTTTTATCTGCAAAAAATGCTGGATGCGCGTGGAGCGGACCGACAACCGCTTCACCTCCGGCTTCAAAAAAGGCGACATCGTCCAGTATCCGATCGCGCACCACGAGGGCCTCTATTTCCTGCCCCCGCGTGAACTTCAGGAGCTCGAAGAGGCCGGACAGGTCGTATTCCGCTACGCCGATCCGAAGACCGGTTCCGCCGGCGCCGAATATGCGCCCAACGGCGCGCTTAACGGCATCGCCGGCATCTGCAATAAGGGAGGAAACATCCTTGGGCTCATGCCGCACCCGGAGCGTTCGACGGTCGCGCACCTCAACGGCGGCACGGACGGAGGAGACTTCTGGCGTTCGATCGCACAAGATTTTGCAAAGAGGGAGGCACTCTAA